In the Mycobacteriales bacterium genome, TGCCCGAGATCTCGCTGGAGCCCGACGAAGCGGCGGCGGTGGGGCTGGCCGCCCGGTTGTGGCAGTCCGCCGGCCTGGCCGACGCCGCGCACGGGGCGCTGCTCAAGCTGCGCGCGGCCGGCGTCGACGTCGACACGGCGTCGTCGGTCGGGGTCGAACCCCGGGTCGACGCCACCGAACCGGCGTTCGGGCCCTCCCTGGCGGCCGTGCGTGCCCGACAGGCCGTGACGTTTGACTATCGCGGCGCTTACGGCGGCCCGACGGAACGCCGCGAGGTCGAGCCGTGGGGAGTCGTGTCGTGGCACGGCCGTTGGTATCTCGTCGGCCATGACCGCGCGCGGGAGGCGGTCCGCTGCTTCCGGCTCTCGCGCGTGAGCGGCGAGGTGGCGACCGTCGGCAAGCCGGATGAGGTCGTCGTACCGGACGGCGTCGATCTCGTCGCCTACATCGCCGACGAGGCGCCGCAGGGCAGGCATGTCGCGCGGGTGCAGGTACGGCACGGGGCGGCCGCCGGGCTGCGCCGGTTCGCGCCGGTCGTCGAGAGCGACGGCGAGACCGACGTC is a window encoding:
- a CDS encoding WYL domain-containing protein; the encoded protein is MSSRRAERLVNLVICLLSTRQYLPATRIRLAVPGYDAEDGGGPDAAARADEAFKRMFERDKAELRDLGIPLETGRNSVFDTEDGYRIARRHYELPEISLEPDEAAAVGLAARLWQSAGLADAAHGALLKLRAAGVDVDTASSVGVEPRVDATEPAFGPSLAAVRARQAVTFDYRGAYGGPTERREVEPWGVVSWHGRWYLVGHDRAREAVRCFRLSRVSGEVATVGKPDEVVVPDGVDLVAYIADEAPQGRHVARVQVRHGAAAGLRRFAPVVESDGETDVLEVSYIDAERLADRVAGYGAAAVALDPPELRRAVVDRLRALTGDPTSTDDPTSTDAPAGAEANR